Below is a genomic region from Henckelia pumila isolate YLH828 chromosome 3, ASM3356847v2, whole genome shotgun sequence.
ACTTCAAAACTTCAGAAGCGGATATTAAAAAGCATTTTACCGAGCACATGAAGGGAGGAAAATTACTTAGTGTCAGGGTGAAGAAGCACATAAAGAATGGTAAGAACATTTCAATGGGTTTTGGTTTCATGGAGTTTGATAGCGTCGAAACAGCTGCCAGTGTTCGCAGGGATCTACAGGTATTTTTTTTCGTGTGAGTGAATTCAACCTACTCCATCGGTACCACACAATGGCACATGCATTTACACTTCTGCATGTTTTCTAAATTTTTTGATGTATCACTACAGGGAACTGTTCTCGATGGCCATGCCCTCATATTGCAACTTTGTCATGCTAAAAATGATGAGTTGTTGCCTAAAAAGATTGCGAATGACCGCAGTTCAACAAAGTTGATCATCAGGAACGTAGCTTTTGAGGCAACAGAAAAGGAACTGAGACAATTATTTAGTCCATTTGGTCAGGTAAAACTATTTTATCTTTTGGTGTAATTAAATTGCTTATTATCCCCTTAAAAACGGATTATTAATTATTtcttttatcatttgtaatttCACTACTTTAGCACATGATAACATCTAGAGCTTTCTCAAGTTTTGGTGGTAGATTCCTATATCATTAATGTTTTATGTAATGCTGCTTTCTACCATGTGTTTGTTTTCCATGAAGGTGAAGAAAACCAAGGAGCGTATTTGTGGCTGGGTTGCATGGCCTGTTACTATATTGTTGTTCCCCTAGATTAACATAATCAGACAATTCATTAAAAGTTCAAATACTAATCAATGACTTTCTATTATATTGCGAGTTATTGTTGTAGGGTGATGTGGGCAGTTATCACCTTTCATATGAATCATCTTATGTGATGGTTGCtgatgcttttttttttttttttttttaactgtcAACTATAAGGATGCAATCAAATCCAACTCCCTGTCACCCAACCACCATACGAGTCTTCCTTATTTTTATTCTTGGGCCCATTTGACGACCAGGAAGAgagattatttttttcttagaACTCTCATATAGAATATCAAAAGTTTTTTCCCGGCAGTGAAAGGACAGGTGAGgtggttaaattttttttttttccccaattGACGAGTGGCTGGGGACCATCGTCAGTGATCTTCATCACGACTGAATCTCTTGAGTGGCTCAGCTTTCTTAGTTCTACTCAAATCAGTGGATCTTCCTTGCCCCATTACCAAAATAAACTGATGCATTTTTAGCCATTTGACGAGTCCAATTTTGTTTAGTCTCAGTATTTATCTAGAAAGAATAATCCATATGTTGGAAGTTTCATTTAATGCTTTAGATTGGATTAACATGCCAATAGAATTCAGTGCCCTCTTCATTTCGTGGCTTTCAATACCGCAGATAAAGAGTTTAAGGCTACCAAGGAGGTTAGGTAACCATAGAGGTTTTGCTTTTGTTGAGTATGTGACGAAGCAAGAAGCTCGGAATGCACTTGAAGCTTTTTCGAACACGCATTTCTATGGACGTCATTTGGTAAGTCGGCGTGTCACCGATGTTTTAAGGCAAGCCTGTGTTGCGTGGTAATTGATCCCTTGTGTGCTTGCCTTGTAGGTTCTGGAGAGAGCCAAAGAAGGTGAGAGCTTAGAGGAGTTACGGGCAAGGACTGCTGCTCAATTCACGGACTCTGCTAAATTGTCTAAAAAGAGGAAGCACGAGACTGTAATAGATGAAGGAAACGTTAGGTTTGAAAGAACTGCAGACTTTTAACTAGGGTGATTGCATATGACCTGGAGTTactaatattattttgtttgtaattttttttaaaaatttctaaaaatatgattagattaatatatctttcattttcaaaaaatcaaacggatgttttttatgtttaattgtttaaaatatgAGATTTAAAATGTTATTAATGTTGTAGAGGCCTAGAGGATGTGTTttgcttttcttttttctttttctttttatagGGGTGTTGATGCAATTAGTTCTCCTATCTTGTCTGATTTTAGTACTTAATCTTGTGTCTATTAGGCGAGATGGGGACGTTAGAAGTGTACCAATGTCAcaactaattttttattttcacttgAATTCAAGTGATTTGACTTGCGATAGCTTACATTTATATGAATGTTctgcaaatattttttttaaaaaaaaaggattaCATTTTTGTATGACTGCAATCTTGTAGATAAAAAGAAATTTCGAAAGGATTAAATTGGTTATTAGTCTTGTTTTTAAATAGTATGAAATCTGATTTGTAGTAAAAATTAGGGAAATTGAATTTTAGTTATGTGAGTGGGTATGTCTTTGGTTTTAGTcctaaattttttcaaaatttgatctTAGTCTAGTAACTTGATTTTTTTGGACTTTGACACTTTTTTCATTAGAAGTCACTATATCAATAGAATATCACGTGTTTGTCACTGTACTTTTTTATATGATTCATTTGAAAAGAATTAACTATATGTTATACAAATTAAAATTCATTACTTAAAAAATATAAGGAGAAAATAAAGGAAAGATGACACCAAATATTCATAAATAGGGGAAAAAAACTCCTCGTGTTTACTTTTGATTAGCtatattttaatatgtataaTATAAGTTTAATTCTAATAACATGAGTTTTATAGGAGAACATATGTGTCAAATAAGTAATATTCGATTGATTTAGTgatttttgattaaaaaaaagaccataacaaaaaaaaagtttcaagttacTGGTCTAATACCAAACGTTGAAAAGTTATAggactaaaacaaaaaaattccaATTCACATAACTAAAATCGcaattttttctaaaaattattaaacTCAATGAAAATATGAAGATGCTTGAATATATCTCTCCATTTCAATAAATAATTCGATGACTAGTAATTtcaatatatttatttgttaaaatattataattatatttaaggTTAAAGGAGTTTAAAAGCTCGAATAATAATTTAGAACCCTCGTTAATACTGTTAAAAGGTAGCTCGAATAATATGAATTAAACGGAAGTGTCGAGCCAGAATTAATGGTCCGAATTATCTTTGCAAGTTAAATCAATTGATCTGCAAAATGATCCGGATCATTCGATTTTCCTTCGGGCACCGAGCCCTCAGGTAGCATGCACAGGATCGAATTAAACCGGAATTTGAAATCTTCCTCGAGTCAAATTAGTCggcaaaataataaatatttcactTTTTAAGTGTCTTCGTACAAATTGAATTCATATACGAAAAAATGAGTAGTGTCAATACCTCACTGTCATAAAGATGGAGAATATGCCTAATAATTGATGGATTTGAGACAGAGACTTGTCATAAAGCTGAAAATTGAGGCACTTCTGGTTGGCaagtgctttttttttttttcccctaaggattatctatattatatgtaaaatttgACGCACTTAAACTCACTGACATGGTCCGTCATgataaaatgaattttaaattacACATCGAGTTTATTCATTTCTATAATTAAAGGGTAAATAgatcaaaatcaaatttacATTATCTTCATTACTTGATATAATtcattatcatttttatatggaacaattatCGATTTCTTTTTAcctcatatatttatttattcttttatctTCCTCATTTTTTTTACgtagtatttatttattatgtcTAGATGGCTAGTACAATTTAAGTCCGTTTAATAATAAGCGATTTGTTGATGTGGATTCCTACTCATCGATTTGTCGCAAATGTTATCATATCGGCACAGCATTGTTACCACATGGTTATGCAAGTGTTACAATATAGATTTATACACTGATGGTGGTGAAAATTGGTATGAGAATGTTTGATAACCTTGTCCATTTCAAGGCTAGAAGTATCAGTCCAGTTACACAGTTCACCTAAAGACATTCCAACAACATTTCATGAACCCGATGTTCTGCAAGAACCAACAATATCAGACGATTCCGAAGGCCTTTGAGACTCGGGGAGATTTTTAACATAAACATCCTGAACGAGTCGAACATAATCTTCAAGCTTTTCGCGTTCCCAATCATTGGTGCGAATTGGAGGTAGATATCTAACAGTAAGAGGTGCCGGTCTCACATGCAAGCTGCCCTTTCTCCATGCTCGATGGGTACCGGTCAGGACGATTGGAACTATTGGCAGACGAGTTTGCAGTGCCAAATGAACAAAACCCTGCACATAGTTGAATGAAACGTGTTACTTGAAAGAGCAAGAATCGCAAGTTGAGTACAATTTTAGAAGAAGTTGATTGATCTTGCCTTCTTGAAAGGAAGCAAGCGGCCATTTTTAGAACGCGTGCCTTCTGGGAATATAATCAAAGACAGCTCATTCTTCACAACAGCATTAGCTGCCTGCATTAAACGGAGAATGTATCACCATGGAAGTATGGTAATTGCAACATAGACTAGAAGCAATATCAGCACAAACAAACCATTGACCTCTTTCATAGACTCTATAGCTGCAGTCGAGTTGgatctgtctattcgaagatggTTAGCCAAAACGTATAACTGTCCAAAGAGTGGATAAAATATTATCTGCGCACAGCAAAAGCATCCATGTTAACTTCAATTGGATTCACAGCAGCTGTACTTGAGAGCTGAAATTTtgcaaaatatatatgtatatataatccAGGCATTAAGTAGTCACCCCACAATCAATGCAGTCTAATGAGTCAAGACTTGATATTAGACAACACATGTACCTCTTTCTTTGCAATGCCAACAGTTCCGGTAGGAATCAACCACATTATAAGGAAAATGTCTAGGGGAGATGCATGATTACTAATGTAAATGGCCTTCTCACTAGAGTATTCTGCACCTTCTATCTTTATAGGATTTCCTAGTATCCACATCTGCAAAACGTTATAAACATTGATCACTTAATATTTGTGTCGTATATGGTCGTAACAATACCCAATGCCAACAAGTGAATTGTTATTGAGCTACCAACTTAGCAATTTCAAGATAAATTGGAATACCAATCTTTCACTATGTTGTGATGCGAATACCCTTCatttaaaacatatttttaGCTTCATCTGCCAAGAAAAACCTCCCATTCATTGGCCACTAATGCAAAATATCGTAAATGCAGGAACAAGCATCTGCATTGTACCCAAAAACTATAAATGTTAGTAAGTAAAAAACTATAAATGTTAGTAATCTTATGTACccaaaaacatattttttagcTTCATCTGCATCTCGCAC
It encodes:
- the LOC140892685 gene encoding 1-acyl-sn-glycerol-3-phosphate acyltransferase-like; this encodes MENSGAGVLLRNRRFGSYVDADSGIKSVALPPRNAAVKEGKMLETDDICEEEDGWLMVMISWARIVVCFVSMMFTTFIWAMIMLVLLPWPYQRIRQGNIYGHVTGKMLMWILGNPIKIEGAEYSSEKAIYISNHASPLDIFLIMWLIPTGTVGIAKKEIIFYPLFGQLYVLANHLRIDRSNSTAAIESMKEAANAVVKNELSLIIFPEGTRSKNGRLLPFKKGFVHLALQTRLPIVPIVLTGTHRAWRKGSLHVRPAPLTVRYLPPIRTNDWEREKLEDYVRLVQDVYVKNLPESQRPSESSDIVGSCRTSGS